A genomic stretch from Caldicellulosiruptoraceae bacterium PP1 includes:
- a CDS encoding transketolase family protein — translation MAKIATREAYGQALAEYGEKYNNIVVLDADLSKSTRTELFKKKFPDRFFNIGIAEQDLMATAAGFATCGKIPFASTFAIFAAGRAYDQVRNSIGYPHLNVKIGASHAGVSIGEDGASHQMLEDFALMRAIPGMTVLSPSDAASTKECVRLAIENDGPFYIRLGRLAVDEIYDSSLKLELGKGIVLEEGKDISIIATGLMVHEAIKATKILKQEGISVTLIDMPFIKPIDKELIIKSAKATGCVVTCEEHNILGGLGSAVSEVLSQEYPTLVKMVGLNDEFGRSGKPEDVLSFFNLTADGIVEKAKEVLNLKKSFKCC, via the coding sequence ATGGCTAAAATAGCAACTAGAGAAGCATACGGTCAAGCATTAGCTGAATATGGAGAAAAATATAATAATATAGTAGTTTTAGATGCTGATCTTTCAAAATCAACAAGAACTGAACTTTTTAAAAAGAAGTTTCCTGATAGATTTTTTAATATAGGAATTGCTGAACAAGATTTAATGGCAACTGCCGCAGGATTTGCAACTTGTGGGAAAATACCATTTGCCAGCACATTTGCAATATTTGCAGCAGGACGCGCATATGATCAAGTAAGAAATTCTATTGGATATCCACATCTAAATGTAAAAATAGGTGCTTCACATGCAGGTGTTTCAATTGGTGAAGATGGTGCTTCACATCAAATGCTAGAAGATTTTGCTTTAATGAGAGCTATTCCTGGAATGACAGTATTATCTCCTTCTGATGCAGCATCTACAAAAGAATGTGTAAGGCTTGCAATTGAAAATGATGGACCATTTTATATAAGACTTGGAAGACTTGCAGTTGATGAGATTTATGATAGTAGCCTAAAATTGGAGTTAGGTAAAGGTATTGTATTAGAAGAAGGTAAAGATATTTCCATAATTGCAACTGGTCTTATGGTTCATGAAGCTATTAAAGCTACAAAAATATTAAAACAAGAAGGAATTTCAGTAACATTAATAGATATGCCATTTATAAAACCTATTGATAAAGAATTGATAATAAAGTCAGCAAAAGCTACAGGTTGTGTTGTAACATGTGAAGAACATAATATTTTAGGTGGATTAGGATCTGCTGTTTCTGAAGTACTATCTCAAGAATATCCAACATTAGTTAAAATGGTTGGTTTAAATGATGAGTTTGGTAGATCAGGAAAGCCAGAGGATGTTCTTTCATTTTTTAACTTAACTGCTGATGGAATTGTAGAAAAAGCAAAAGAAGTATTAAATTTAAAAAAATCATTTAAGTGCTGTTAA
- a CDS encoding transketolase: MDKKTELELKKRAIEIRKNIILQTSSAGSGHPGGSLSAVEILNYLYFYEMNIDPKNPKDENRDRFVMSKGHASPVLYAVLAEKGFFSKEELKGFRQVNSILQGHPDMKKIPGVEISTGSLGQGLSIANGMALAGKLDKKDYRVFVLLGDGEIEEGQVWEAAMTAAHYKLDNLTAFLDHNGLQIDGKVTEVMSPEPVTDKFKAFGWNVLVIDGHNYNQIEEAINKAKETKGKPTIIIAETVKGKGISFMENQVGWHGVAPNNEQAEQAYKELEDELKRLEGEN, encoded by the coding sequence ATGGATAAAAAAACAGAATTAGAACTCAAAAAACGAGCTATAGAAATTAGAAAGAATATTATTTTACAGACTTCTTCAGCAGGTTCAGGACATCCAGGCGGTTCACTATCTGCTGTTGAAATACTGAACTATCTATATTTCTATGAAATGAATATAGATCCAAAGAATCCAAAAGATGAAAATAGAGACAGATTTGTTATGTCAAAAGGTCATGCATCTCCTGTCCTTTATGCAGTTCTTGCCGAAAAAGGTTTCTTTAGCAAAGAAGAATTAAAAGGATTCAGACAAGTTAATTCTATACTTCAAGGGCATCCTGATATGAAGAAAATACCTGGTGTTGAAATTTCAACAGGGTCTTTAGGCCAAGGACTTTCAATTGCAAATGGAATGGCACTTGCAGGAAAGCTTGATAAAAAAGACTATAGAGTTTTTGTTCTTTTAGGTGATGGAGAAATTGAAGAAGGACAAGTATGGGAAGCTGCAATGACTGCTGCTCATTACAAATTGGATAATCTAACTGCATTTTTAGACCATAATGGTTTACAAATAGATGGAAAAGTAACAGAAGTTATGTCACCTGAACCTGTTACTGATAAATTCAAAGCTTTTGGATGGAATGTATTAGTAATTGATGGGCATAACTATAATCAAATTGAAGAAGCAATAAATAAAGCTAAGGAAACCAAAGGAAAACCAACAATAATCATTGCTGAAACTGTAAAAGGAAAAGGCATTTCATTCATGGAAAATCAAGTTGGCTGGCACGGAGTTGCACCAAATAATGAACAAGCAGAACAAGCATATAAAGAATTAGAAGATGAACTTAAAAGATTGGAGGGCGAAAACTAA
- a CDS encoding YitT family protein: MKKKIIKTIYEYVAITFGSLLVALSLNLFLVPNKIAAGGLSGLATVLYYISNYKLPVGMTMLALNIPIFIIGIRTIGVHFGIKSIYGTIILSVITDLTAFLPTLTYDKLLASIFGGILMGVGLAIVLLFGATTGGTEMLAKILHKFISLFSLGQVLLFLDVLVIVLASVVFKNYELGLYAALTLYVCSKVIDAILEGVNFAKALIIISEKADIIADRIMNDLDRGVTGLFGQGMWTKKEKNILFCVVKRHEVSKVKQLVQQIDQNAFVILSDVREVLGEGFSKA, encoded by the coding sequence TTGAAAAAAAAGATAATTAAGACAATTTACGAGTACGTTGCAATAACTTTTGGTTCACTACTTGTGGCATTGTCACTAAACCTATTTTTGGTTCCTAACAAAATTGCTGCAGGTGGACTTTCTGGTTTAGCTACTGTTTTATATTATATTTCAAACTATAAATTACCTGTTGGTATGACAATGCTTGCATTAAATATACCAATATTTATTATTGGTATAAGAACAATAGGTGTTCACTTTGGTATAAAGAGTATATATGGGACAATTATTTTATCTGTTATAACAGACTTGACAGCCTTTTTACCAACACTTACTTACGATAAATTACTCGCATCAATTTTTGGTGGGATACTAATGGGTGTAGGGCTTGCAATTGTTTTATTATTTGGAGCTACTACTGGTGGTACAGAAATGTTAGCCAAAATACTTCATAAATTTATTTCTCTTTTTTCATTAGGACAGGTTCTTTTATTTTTAGATGTATTAGTTATAGTTTTAGCGTCTGTTGTTTTTAAAAATTATGAACTTGGTCTTTATGCTGCATTGACTTTATATGTTTGTTCAAAAGTAATTGATGCAATTTTAGAAGGTGTAAACTTTGCAAAAGCATTAATAATTATTTCAGAAAAAGCAGATATTATAGCTGATAGGATTATGAATGATTTGGATAGAGGCGTAACAGGTTTATTTGGACAGGGAATGTGGACCAAGAAAGAAAAGAATATTTTATTTTGTGTTGTAAAAAGGCATGAGGTGTCAAAGGTTAAGCAATTGGTTCAACAAATTGATCAAAATGCTTTTGTAATACTTTCTGATGTTAGAGAGGTTTTGGGAGAAGGTTTTTCAAAAGCATAG
- the csaB gene encoding polysaccharide pyruvyl transferase CsaB: MINIVISGYYGNLNTGDEAILKVLVDKIKEMDEHDIDITVLSSRPESTSKNYNVHSVNRKSIMSVLKAIKRCDILISGGGSLFQNETSNRSLYYYIFQIIVAKLFGKKIFVFSQGIGPIKNRINWILFVKIVNLCDIITVRDYDSYKLLLENKINKDLELSADPAFLLEPSAESKTFNLFEKENIDINNNKKTVGIIVRKWKIEDGMNYKIAQFADYLIDSKEINVIFIPFQGKWDILKINEIVNLMKNKPFIIKNVYQPEDMLALFNKIDLIIGMRLHALIFAAKLNKKFIGITYDPKINSFLNIYNQKPIGTIFDFSVENLINKTNEILADDNILNIQKRINYQQIQKANVSFNKLKKLLKEIKKDKSIYIFGVRIDTVNFNLALKKIEQTIINNKKMVIFTPNVEMIMLSQKDIQFMKVLNNGDLNVPDGIGVIWASKYFGQKLYERVAGFDLLIKMLPLLKKYYQRVFLLGAKEGIATKAAENLIKNYGINIVGTHNGYFDFENDENLIEIINKTNCDVLFVALGMKKQELWIYKNKDKLNAKIIMGVGGSFDVLAGNVKRAPLIYQKLGIEWLYRLIQEPWRYKRMLVLPKFALKVIRSNIWRKKS; encoded by the coding sequence ATGATTAACATTGTTATTTCAGGATACTATGGAAATTTAAATACTGGCGATGAAGCTATTTTAAAAGTATTGGTTGATAAAATAAAAGAAATGGATGAACATGATATAGATATCACTGTATTATCATCACGACCAGAAAGTACATCAAAAAATTATAACGTTCATAGTGTAAATAGAAAAAGTATTATGAGTGTATTAAAAGCAATAAAAAGATGTGATATTTTAATTTCTGGCGGTGGAAGTCTTTTTCAAAACGAGACAAGTAATCGAAGCCTTTACTACTATATATTTCAAATAATAGTTGCAAAGTTATTTGGGAAAAAGATATTTGTTTTTTCTCAAGGAATTGGACCAATTAAGAATAGAATAAATTGGATATTATTTGTGAAAATTGTTAATCTTTGTGACATTATTACTGTCCGTGATTATGACTCATATAAGTTATTATTAGAGAATAAAATTAATAAAGATTTAGAATTATCAGCTGACCCTGCTTTTTTACTTGAACCATCAGCTGAAAGTAAAACTTTTAATTTATTTGAGAAAGAGAATATTGATATAAATAATAATAAAAAAACTGTGGGAATAATAGTTAGAAAATGGAAGATTGAAGATGGCATGAATTATAAAATCGCACAATTTGCAGACTATTTGATTGATTCGAAGGAAATAAATGTTATTTTTATACCTTTTCAAGGAAAATGGGATATATTGAAAATTAATGAAATAGTTAATCTGATGAAAAATAAACCATTTATAATTAAAAATGTATATCAACCCGAGGATATGCTTGCACTATTTAATAAGATTGATTTAATTATAGGAATGAGGCTTCATGCACTAATTTTTGCAGCAAAACTGAATAAAAAGTTTATAGGCATAACATACGACCCCAAAATTAATAGCTTTCTAAACATTTATAATCAAAAACCTATCGGAACAATATTTGACTTTAGTGTAGAAAATCTAATAAATAAGACAAATGAAATCTTGGCAGATGATAACATTTTAAATATCCAAAAAAGAATAAATTATCAACAAATTCAAAAAGCAAATGTTTCGTTTAATAAACTTAAAAAGTTGCTTAAAGAAATAAAAAAGGATAAAAGCATATATATATTCGGTGTAAGAATTGATACAGTTAATTTTAATTTGGCTCTTAAAAAAATTGAACAAACTATAATAAATAATAAAAAAATGGTAATATTTACTCCTAATGTTGAAATGATTATGCTATCTCAAAAAGACATCCAATTTATGAAAGTATTAAATAATGGTGATTTAAATGTTCCAGATGGAATAGGAGTAATATGGGCTTCAAAATACTTTGGCCAAAAACTTTATGAAAGAGTTGCAGGCTTTGACTTATTAATCAAAATGCTTCCGCTTTTAAAAAAATATTATCAAAGAGTATTTTTGTTAGGTGCAAAAGAAGGAATAGCAACAAAAGCTGCTGAAAATCTTATCAAAAATTATGGAATTAATATTGTGGGAACGCACAACGGCTATTTTGATTTTGAAAATGATGAAAATTTAATTGAAATTATAAATAAAACAAATTGTGATGTGCTTTTTGTGGCTCTTGGGATGAAAAAACAGGAGCTATGGATATATAAGAACAAAGATAAATTAAATGCTAAGATAATTATGGGTGTTGGTGGAAGCTTTGATGTTTTAGCTGGTAATGTAAAAAGAGCCCCATTAATATACCAAAAATTAGGGATTGAATGGTTATATAGACTTATTCAAGAACCTTGGAGATATAAAAGAATGTTAGTACTACCTAAATTTGCACTGAAGGTAATCAGAAGTAATATTTGGAGGAAGAAAAGTTGA
- a CDS encoding DUF1540 domain-containing protein yields the protein MPDKIKCNVSDCMYWENKKCTAPSIEVSVDGGGSVAQGTKERTNCYTYSARMR from the coding sequence ATGCCTGATAAAATCAAATGTAATGTATCAGATTGCATGTATTGGGAAAATAAAAAATGCACCGCTCCATCAATTGAAGTTTCTGTTGACGGAGGCGGAAGTGTAGCTCAAGGTACTAAAGAACGAACAAATTGCTACACATATTCAGCAAGAATGAGGTAA
- a CDS encoding 4Fe-4S double cluster binding domain-containing protein has translation MIIDDIKSMLISEGASDVGVSNITEYLPQDLQTFKTAISIVIKLSDGVINQIEDSPTFTYYHHYKAVNNLIDLLTLKAVLFLEKNGFFALSIASSQSIHGLDNGFSGVLSHKIGAVLSGMGFIGKNNLFVHKLYGPRVRIGTILTNFTDENIKNEVIASQCGNCNICVASCPAQALTGNQWYLGCKREEIFDPHACSHFMKERFKFIGRGQVCGICMRVCPFGSEVKR, from the coding sequence ATGATAATAGATGATATAAAATCAATGCTTATTTCTGAAGGAGCTTCTGATGTAGGGGTATCTAATATTACTGAATACCTACCGCAAGATTTACAAACATTTAAAACAGCTATATCAATTGTTATAAAATTATCTGATGGAGTAATAAATCAAATTGAAGATTCTCCAACTTTTACTTATTACCATCATTACAAAGCAGTTAATAATTTAATAGATTTACTCACATTAAAAGCTGTATTATTTTTAGAAAAGAATGGTTTTTTTGCCTTAAGTATTGCTTCTTCACAAAGCATTCATGGGTTAGATAATGGCTTTTCTGGTGTTTTATCACATAAGATAGGTGCAGTACTATCTGGTATGGGGTTTATTGGGAAGAATAACTTATTTGTTCACAAACTTTATGGTCCTCGGGTAAGAATTGGTACTATACTCACAAATTTTACAGATGAAAATATAAAAAATGAAGTAATCGCATCACAATGTGGCAATTGTAATATATGTGTTGCAAGCTGTCCAGCTCAAGCTTTAACAGGAAATCAATGGTATTTAGGTTGTAAGAGAGAAGAGATATTCGACCCTCATGCTTGCAGCCATTTTATGAAAGAAAGGTTTAAATTCATAGGAAGAGGACAGGTTTGCGGGATCTGCATGAGGGTCTGTCCTTTTGGAAGTGAGGTAAAAAGATAA
- the radA gene encoding DNA repair protein RadA, with protein sequence MKSMYVCQECGYKTTKWLGKCPECGKWNSLIEEVIEKNNKQRLNSFDKLDVYKIDNITVDIQEDRFSSGFLELDRVLGGGFVKGSLVLIGGEPGIGKSTLLLQVASILANNKDVLYISGEEGINQLRLRAKRLNASEKINVLTETNFDIIEQYLEAKKPEFIIIDSIQTMFSSDFSSAPGSVSQVREITLRLMRIAKKYNITTVIVGHVTKDGLIAGPRVLEHMVDCVLYFEGERFNTFRIIRAYKNRFGPTNELGIFEMSDNGLLEIDDASRLFLDDNINSEGRAIFVGIEGTRPLVLEIQALTSTTQFGTPRRTVTGVDYNRCMMLCAVLEKKIGIPLGLQDIYINVIGGFKISETAADLAIISSIASSYKNIPIGNIVLIGEVGLGGEIRGVSNVQRRINEAKKLGFETVIIPKKNIDSIKDTYNIQIIGMNYVSEVLNYIF encoded by the coding sequence ATGAAAAGTATGTATGTTTGTCAAGAGTGTGGATATAAAACTACAAAGTGGCTTGGAAAATGTCCAGAATGTGGGAAATGGAACTCTTTAATTGAAGAAGTAATTGAAAAAAATAATAAGCAAAGATTAAATAGCTTTGATAAATTAGATGTTTATAAAATAGATAATATAACAGTTGATATTCAAGAGGATAGATTTTCAAGTGGTTTTTTGGAGCTTGATAGGGTTTTGGGCGGTGGTTTTGTGAAAGGTTCCCTTGTATTAATCGGAGGAGAACCAGGTATAGGCAAATCTACCTTACTGTTACAAGTTGCAAGTATTTTAGCAAATAACAAAGATGTTTTATATATTTCAGGAGAAGAGGGGATAAATCAACTAAGGCTTAGAGCTAAAAGACTTAATGCATCTGAAAAAATAAATGTTTTAACTGAAACAAATTTTGATATTATTGAACAGTATTTAGAAGCGAAAAAACCTGAGTTTATAATTATCGATTCTATACAAACAATGTTTTCATCAGATTTTTCTTCAGCACCGGGGAGTGTTTCACAAGTTAGAGAGATAACATTAAGATTAATGCGAATAGCTAAAAAGTATAACATAACAACTGTAATTGTAGGACATGTGACCAAAGATGGGCTTATTGCAGGCCCACGTGTTCTCGAACATATGGTGGATTGTGTATTATATTTTGAAGGTGAAAGATTTAACACATTCAGAATAATCAGGGCATATAAAAATAGATTTGGTCCTACCAATGAACTTGGAATTTTTGAAATGTCAGATAATGGTCTTTTGGAGATTGATGATGCTTCAAGGCTATTTTTAGATGATAATATTAATTCAGAAGGAAGGGCAATTTTTGTTGGAATTGAAGGTACTAGGCCTTTGGTTTTGGAAATTCAGGCACTTACTAGCACAACACAGTTTGGTACACCAAGAAGAACAGTTACTGGTGTAGATTATAACAGATGTATGATGTTATGTGCAGTACTTGAAAAAAAGATTGGTATACCACTTGGTTTACAAGATATATATATAAATGTAATAGGTGGGTTTAAGATATCAGAAACCGCAGCTGATTTAGCAATAATCTCTTCTATTGCTTCAAGCTATAAAAATATACCAATCGGGAATATTGTATTAATAGGGGAGGTTGGATTAGGTGGAGAGATTAGAGGAGTAAGCAATGTACAAAGAAGAATAAATGAAGCAAAAAAACTGGGTTTTGAAACTGTAATTATTCCTAAAAAGAATATTGATTCAATTAAAGATACATATAATATCCAGATTATAGGTATGAACTATGTAAGTGAGGTTTTAAACTATATTTTTTAG